In Fusarium oxysporum f. sp. lycopersici 4287 chromosome 9, whole genome shotgun sequence, the genomic stretch GCTCACTGAATGGCTCGCTGTAGCATGGGCTTTTAATGCTGTTAGCGAATCGAATTGTTGTAGCTGATGTGCTCGGCTCCCTTTGCCCGAGTGTGGCAATGTCTAACCGGATATGGTAATACCCGAGACCTGTGGATCCTCCTTCGGATCAGCGTTCGACATAAGTAAAGTAATTGCAAGTAAGTAACCAAGTAAGTAAGTAATAAGTAAGTAAGTAAGCCCGGCAGCGAAGTAAGTAAGTAAAGCCTCTAAGAAGCAAGTAAGTAAGTAAGATCTAAGTAAGTGGGACAAAACCGCAAGCGCCGTGCAACCAGATGTAAAACGCGACCCATACGTTGGGGTCATATATCCGGTTTCACATCCGGTTTATCGCATTAAGTGCTCTAATCCTAACGACATGAGCTTAAATAGCCATACCTGAACACATGGCTATTCAAATTTCTTTTATTCCTAAGATATTTCTCATCAATTAACTGGTGCCATCTCTGATCCCTGTAGAGCCAATTGTCTAACAGGATTCCTTCCCACAGTTGGTCCTTATCGCGCAATAATCTGCTGCAGCAACGCGACAGTGCATTGACGCAGCTGATATCCCCGAACCTGGATACCGTATTTCGCTCTATTTTCGAGATGCCTGACAAAGAATCCATTGCGGGaacttcctcttccttctccttcgaGACGACCCAGTCCGTGGCTGGCAATAGTGCCCTTTCGAACCTTCGGCGCACAAGAAGCGTAGCAAGCCAACTGGCGACCGTTCGGCCTAAGCATCTCGACGTCGCTCAACCTTCTTCACTCCCTTCGCTATACATCGACGGTCTCCGATATATCCTAGAGGACTGGATACACAAAAAGCGAAGGAGAAGCCTTTCATGGATCCTTCGGTACGGCAAATACGTCATCAGGCTTAGCGACGACGGTACAGCAGGTGGCCGATACTGGGTTTGTGGTTTATGTAACGCACGGAACCAGGTTAAGATATTGGAGGCTAAGGCAACTACCTCCCCGATCTACCACTTGAACAACGACTATCATATATATAAGCCATCTACTGCACACGACAACGGTCCTGATTCAGAGCCCGAATCGTCGAATAGAACATCTCCGGCTCCGTCATCCTCTGTATCGGTCCTTGATATGCAAAAGCGGGCCGCCAAAAGAAGGCCGCTGATCGTTGAGAGTAGAGCAGACATCTTTAAgcgacttcttctcggctGGATTACGGATGCCAATATCCCTCTTTATGGTGTTGAACACAAGCTATTTCGATAGCTTCTTGCCTTCCTAGATGACGGGTTTGTTATCGAAGTTCTGCCGACGTCGGGAAACACCGTAAGAAGGTGGATCTTATAAGAATTCGAAGAACACACGAGGATGTTAAAGGATGAGATAAATAAAGCCTTATTAAAGGTTTATACTTCCTTTAATATGTAGACTTCGCCTAATGGTATTACTATGCTTTCGGTGATAGCGTACTATGTTAATATAGCCGGGATACCACAAGTCCGCCTTATCAGCCTAGAGAAGCTCTCTGGCAGTCACGGTGGCGAAAATCAGGCCATCTTAATGGCTAAGGTCATCCGGAAATACGGCTTGGAAAAGAAGATCAGGTTCTTCACAGCAGATAACGCTGACCCTTGCGATACTTATATCCAGGCTTTGCTTAAGATGTTCAATCCCCGGGCAAGTCCTACTGGGCTTAAGGGCTTGGAAGGCGAGCGGCGAATCTGCTGTGTTAGCCATATCCTCAACCTATCAGCAAAGGCCTTCTTAGAGGGCGATTCTAGTGACATATTTGACAGTCACATTGCAGAGAAAGACCAGAAGAAAGAACGTGAATTACTCCGTGAATGGAGAAAAAGAGGCCCTATTAGAAAACTCTATAATCTGGTCTACTGGATCAGAAGAAACCCTCAACGTAAGGAGCTTTTCCTATCCATCACAAGTGGCAAGGTCGACCAATCAATCATGGCCGAATTGGGAGTATGGTTTGTCGACGACACTCTCAAAGGCTTGATGGTCAAGGCAGATAATGATACGCGATGGAATTCTGTCTATTTGATGGTCCATCGCGCGCTCAGACTTCGGGACATTATCGATGTCTTTTGCAAGCTTAGTCTTCTTGACCccaaggaagaaaaaaggGTCTCCGCCGAGGACGTTCTTAGCTGTGAAGACTGGGTAGTACTCGCCGAGATCATCGAAATCCTACAGCCTTACCTCACGTATACCAAGCACTTTGAGGGTCGCGCTCCTAGATTTGCAGAGGTACTTCCCACCATGTACCTCTTGAAGGACCATCTATCTGAAATGCGACAGCGGTATTCTTCCAACCTTATCCCTGCGCCGTATCGGGCGCCGAGGATCACTCTCGAAGAGCCAGTACTTGATTGTATCATAGTCGCTGCGCCTACTGATGGCAGAGAGAGAGAGCAACAGGGAGAGCTGCAACAGGACACTGGCGTATCTACCTGGGGCAGATATTCAACCATGGAATCGACTACCAGCGGAGAACCGAGTTCTCCACTATACCAAGCAGAGATCTCGGTACAATTCGAAGACAAGGACCTAGATCCTGAGCCCTTCGAGTTGTCCGACGATAGGCTATATTTCATATAACACTCGATTAAGTATGCAATATCAAAGCTCGACAAATACCGCAATTTGATGGAGCGGAGCGTTGTTTACTGGGCAGCTATGATATTACACCCAGGATACGGCATTGGGTTCCTGCAGCTTAGGCTACCGAACCAAGTAGACTCGATCCTTCGGGACTTCAGAGATTACTTTGACAGGCACTATGCTCAAGGTAATTAGACACCAGTGTCTCTAGACTCCCCTCCGGCATTTCATGGATCAAAGTTATTGTTGCGCACTGCAAACTTCCCCAAGAAGGCCAGGAAAGAAGCTCCGGATGAGATCAACCTATACCTACAAATGGTTCCAGAGGAAGACTTCAAGGAAGAGCAATTGCTCCAATGGTGGCTTGGCCGCAAGACTTAGTTCCCACGGTTATTCAATATGGCGATGGACCTACTTTCTATCTCAGCCATGTCCAGCGAGAATGAACGTGTTTTCAGTGCCGCAAAGCTCACCATATCTTCACAAAGGAACGCCCTGCACTGGGTTACTGTGGAGGCATTGCAATGCCTTAGAAACTGGGCTCGCACTGGTGCGATTTCCTGGGCAAAACCAAGGGGACATCAGGACACGATGCTGTAAGATGATTGGCTATGGTATATGGATCCACTTTACTTGCAAGTAAGCAAGTAAAGTAAGTAAGTAGTTCGGGGTGGCAAGTAAGTATGGATATCGTTAGTAAGTAAGTAAGTAAGCCTGAAAAATTTACTTACTTTACTTATGTAGAACGCTGCTTCGGATCTCCTATCCATTGCCTGCCTCCAGGCTCCTCATTATCCGAGTATTAGTCGTTGACCTCATCGGCCAGCGTCTGTCACAGATTGTGTCTTGTCTTTCCCTTAATACTTATCACCATGTCCAGAGCCCGCGCCATCGTCAAATCACTCGACCATTTGGTCCTCACTTGCAAAAATGTGACCAGCACGGCCAACTGGTACTCAAAGTACTTGGGTATGAAGCCAGAAATATTCACCTCGCCCACTGAGCCATCCGTTCAACGTCATGCGCTTAAATTTGGCCCACATAAGATCAATTTACATCAACAAGGCAAAGAGTTCGAGCCAAAAGCTACTCTTGCATCTCCCGGCACTGCAGACTTTTGCTTTGTGGTCGAAGAAGGGACAAACCTTGAAGAGGTGATAAAAGGCTTCACGCAGGACGGAattgaggttcttgaagacGGGATGGTCGTGAAGCGTACTGGTGCGCAAGGTCCGATCCGCAGTGTCTATGTCAGAGACCCTGATGGAAACTTGGTTGAGTAAGTACTCTCTAATATTGACCGTTTCGTTGCTTGGGTGATCGAGCGCAAGATTTGGATGAGAATGCTGATACATGACTCAAAGGCTTTCACACTATTGAACCAGGCGACGATGATGTACGAGATCGAATGCAGCCTCAGCTGAGATATTCTTGCGATGGGGTATGGTTGCGGGGATCGTTGCGCCAGAGATGCAATATTGGACATGAACGTTATAAATGGCATGATGCAGCCCATGTAGATTGAAGAGGCTCAATTGACAATTGCTATACGACATGTGCGTCCGCGAATGGCGCAGAACCTCCCCGGATCTTTTTGACATTTCCCATACCTCTTTCTTGAGTCTCAGTCGCGGGGTTCTTTATggtaaaataataaaaggcCCATGAGAATTGGCAGCGGTTTGGAATCATCAATACCGCAAATGTTGACTCTCCCCGACTCCGTGCCAGCAGCAACTGCTCTCGATGGAGCGGACGGCCTAACAGTAGTTGAATCTCCCCTTAAAGCAAGCCCATCCTCGATTTCCGATCATCGTACTAATTTTAAAGAGTATAAAGGTTGGGAATTATGACCGTTCCCTCATGCTGAGCAATGATCTTCTTATTCTCCCTGTGTAAGATGAATTTCATGAGGAAACACAAGCTAGCATTGAGAACGCAAAATGCCATCAAGAGTAACATAGCTTTCGTGTATCGTGGCTCGTCCTTGTCGTCAAAGAAATAAGGGCTCAAGATATTGCCAAACTGGCCCACAACGTTGATGATAGCCGTCGCGCAGGCTTTCTTCTGAGGTGTTTGGCTGACAGAGGTCGCCGCCCAGCTATAAACCGCTGCATTTGCGCCGAAACAACCGGACACGTAAAGAAATGCGGCGAAATACCTGGCAGGAATATTCAAGACAGAGACGTTGATGATATATCCGACCATGGCCACAATCATGGGAATGGAGATATGGTAGCCTCGCTCAGCCCTTCGATCGCTAGACCATGCAATGGCATATGATAGGACCGCTCCGA encodes the following:
- a CDS encoding biphenyl-2,3-diol 1,2-dioxygenase, giving the protein MSRARAIVKSLDHLVLTCKNVTSTANWYSKYLGMKPEIFTSPTEPSVQRHALKFGPHKINLHQQGKEFEPKATLASPGTADFCFVVEEGTNLEEVIKGFTQDGIEVLEDGMVVKRTGAQGPIRSVYVRDPDGNLVELSHY